A region from the Marinobacter sp. SS13-12 genome encodes:
- a CDS encoding DUF1329 domain-containing protein: MKLNKKLLATGILSASLFAGNAFGAVSAEEAAKLGDSLTPMGAEKAGNGDEIPAWDGGLTTSPAGYNDDGIYVNPFPDEKPLFTIDQSNVDQYADNLSPGQVAMIERYDDYKMPVYPTHRTAAYPDHVMEETVENATTVELIKDGNGLGNYQTATPFPIPQNGLEAIWNHITRYRGGSVQRNVGQVTPTEDGAFSVVKFQDELTWKTYLEDYEPGQDPNVLFYFKQAITAPARLAGNVLLVHETIDQVEEPRRAWVYNAGQRRVRRAPQVAYDGPGTAADGMRTSDNFDMFNGAPDRYNWELIGKKEMYIPYNSYKLVDRDLTYDEIIKAGHINQDLTRYELHRVWHVRATLKDGERHIYAQRDFYIDEDSWQATVIDHYDGRGELWRVAEAHSMQFYDQVVPWYAIETLYDLLSGRYLVLGLTNEETNPYEFGVERRSRDYTPAALRRAGTR; the protein is encoded by the coding sequence ATGAAACTGAACAAGAAGCTACTGGCCACTGGCATACTGTCCGCGTCCCTGTTTGCGGGCAATGCCTTCGGCGCAGTTTCCGCAGAGGAAGCGGCCAAGCTGGGTGACTCTCTGACGCCGATGGGCGCAGAGAAAGCTGGCAATGGCGATGAAATCCCGGCGTGGGATGGTGGCCTGACTACATCACCGGCGGGCTACAACGATGATGGCATCTACGTGAATCCGTTCCCGGACGAGAAGCCGCTGTTCACCATCGATCAAAGCAACGTTGATCAGTATGCGGACAATCTGTCTCCGGGTCAGGTTGCCATGATTGAACGCTACGACGATTACAAAATGCCGGTGTATCCTACGCACCGTACGGCTGCCTATCCGGATCACGTGATGGAAGAGACCGTCGAGAACGCAACCACGGTTGAGCTGATCAAGGACGGTAACGGCCTGGGTAATTACCAGACGGCAACGCCATTCCCGATTCCCCAGAACGGCCTTGAAGCCATCTGGAACCACATCACCCGCTATCGGGGTGGTTCCGTTCAGCGTAATGTCGGGCAGGTTACGCCCACAGAAGATGGTGCCTTCAGTGTTGTAAAATTCCAGGACGAACTGACCTGGAAGACCTACCTGGAAGATTACGAGCCAGGGCAGGATCCTAACGTTCTGTTCTATTTCAAGCAGGCGATCACTGCGCCGGCGCGTCTGGCCGGTAACGTTCTGCTGGTCCACGAGACCATTGACCAGGTTGAAGAGCCGCGTCGCGCGTGGGTCTATAACGCCGGTCAACGCCGTGTTCGCCGTGCGCCTCAGGTAGCCTATGATGGTCCGGGTACCGCTGCGGATGGTATGCGTACCTCCGACAACTTCGACATGTTCAACGGCGCACCTGACCGTTACAACTGGGAGTTGATCGGCAAAAAGGAAATGTACATTCCGTACAATTCCTACAAGCTGGTGGATCGTGACCTGACCTACGATGAGATCATCAAGGCCGGCCACATCAACCAGGATCTGACCCGTTACGAGTTGCACCGTGTATGGCATGTACGCGCTACCCTGAAAGATGGCGAGCGCCACATCTACGCACAACGGGACTTCTACATCGATGAGGATTCCTGGCAGGCGACAGTGATTGACCACTATGACGGTCGTGGTGAGCTCTGGCGTGTTGCAGAAGCGCACAGCATGCAGTTCTACGATCAGGTTGTCCCCTGGTACGCCATCGAAACGCTGTATGACTTGCTTTCCGGCCGTTACCTGGTGCTTGGTCTGACCAACGAGGAAACCAATCCGTATGAGTTTGGCGTCGAGCGTCGGTCACGTGATTACACACCTGCTGCCCTGCGTCGTGCGGGCACCCGATAA
- a CDS encoding LuxR C-terminal-related transcriptional regulator, producing MKPFDDGCAANDEFQSAVGGAHRGELIRDLLRQRVRMPEPVPNYLKRAALTDKLTSAIRPGRVLFVEAPSGFGKSHALSAAFRETGRNPETLRWLGLTGQENDPGRLMALLDIALTPPRVTPRPSGQQKAASYSDALAMLLSHPHWNTPESNNREGNDPEAGSVLVIDNIGTVANPAAIALLQQLAANTPDGLALVLVSRKPLPFETHTYELEGRFNRIGTESLELTRSETFEFFQTAVSRNQLTTIAVEHLYSLTEGWLTPLGLYQRELESSSEARLPIQETFSVERFLRDAVLVHLTPGQQRSLRIMAEMEIVSDELFLALADAGCDHAFRPSAAAETGIPLRPLPGRGRWFRLNPLLHDWLQTPALDGSRERALRASRWFSERNQFPEALRYALLSGDMDESVRIASEGSEALLIGQDTASLLRLRRSLPPGLLEKSARLKIVYGWVHAIGGQFGQARLLIRDLDDGNHPELVGRIDALRAFILRGEGSVDEALAVADRALQAEELSTQGQLVTQLVRSSALCAAGNFGEAREANRIAARLAREAGDGGSEILAVYAHARIELGKGSLKHAEQLLRTGLDTAMNESSRPARVGETRLQLNLVMVLWHQGREAEADRLLVTCIRHAEQTRDLGLLLAMALRVLICRTQNRLDDAFSWIGRAERIMQSWQVDQSVYVPVLEALKISGWLSLGQADTAAQAMERLTPWREVNCVPEMFPMMPGMLNCLQARIELARGDDVKAAETVKGIRNNSGETLPFGLDIHSRLLESVVSWRQKGPAAAQKILATAISMAGDEHYISPFAELRGELQELLEKTWQQLPDTPFTESVGRLYGLSDMKEQVPLAEPISDREQGVLELIAQGLSNQDIADCLHISLHTVKTHARRINAKLEVKSRTQAIVRARELGLL from the coding sequence GTGAAACCATTTGATGATGGCTGTGCGGCCAACGATGAGTTCCAGTCGGCAGTGGGCGGGGCTCATCGTGGCGAGTTGATAAGGGATTTACTGCGTCAGCGGGTGCGGATGCCAGAACCCGTGCCTAACTATCTGAAAAGAGCGGCACTTACGGATAAACTCACGTCGGCTATCAGACCAGGGCGGGTTCTGTTTGTTGAGGCACCGTCAGGTTTTGGCAAATCCCATGCCCTGAGCGCGGCCTTCCGTGAAACCGGTCGCAACCCGGAAACCCTGAGATGGCTGGGGTTGACGGGCCAGGAAAACGACCCCGGCCGGCTGATGGCACTGCTTGATATCGCCTTGACACCCCCTCGCGTTACGCCGCGACCGTCCGGTCAGCAAAAAGCCGCCAGCTACAGCGATGCTCTGGCGATGTTGTTGTCTCACCCTCACTGGAATACGCCAGAAAGCAATAATCGAGAAGGCAACGACCCGGAAGCCGGCAGTGTGCTGGTGATCGACAATATCGGAACTGTCGCCAATCCCGCGGCCATTGCCCTGTTGCAACAACTTGCCGCCAACACACCCGACGGTCTGGCACTGGTACTGGTGTCGAGAAAGCCGCTGCCGTTTGAAACCCATACCTATGAGCTTGAAGGCCGTTTCAACCGGATCGGCACAGAATCTCTGGAGCTGACCCGTTCCGAAACCTTCGAGTTCTTTCAGACTGCCGTAAGCCGTAATCAGCTTACTACCATTGCCGTCGAGCACCTGTATTCACTGACTGAAGGTTGGCTTACGCCGCTGGGACTCTATCAGAGAGAGCTGGAGTCCTCTTCCGAGGCCCGGCTACCGATCCAGGAAACCTTCAGCGTTGAACGTTTTCTCAGGGATGCGGTGCTGGTTCATCTTACGCCGGGGCAGCAGCGTTCCCTGCGGATTATGGCTGAAATGGAAATTGTCTCGGATGAGCTCTTCCTGGCCCTGGCAGACGCCGGTTGTGATCATGCGTTTCGGCCTTCGGCGGCTGCGGAAACCGGTATCCCGCTCCGTCCGCTTCCCGGCAGGGGGCGCTGGTTCCGCCTCAACCCATTGCTGCATGACTGGCTGCAGACGCCTGCGCTGGACGGTTCCCGGGAACGGGCACTCAGAGCCAGTCGCTGGTTCAGTGAGCGGAATCAGTTCCCGGAGGCATTGCGATATGCACTGTTAAGCGGGGATATGGACGAGTCCGTCCGCATTGCCTCGGAAGGTTCAGAGGCGCTGCTGATCGGTCAGGATACCGCATCGCTGCTGCGGCTGCGCCGGTCCTTGCCACCGGGTTTGCTGGAAAAAAGTGCGCGGCTAAAGATCGTATACGGTTGGGTTCATGCCATCGGTGGGCAGTTCGGCCAGGCGCGGCTGTTGATCAGAGATCTGGATGACGGGAATCATCCCGAACTGGTGGGGCGTATCGACGCCCTGAGGGCGTTTATCCTCCGTGGCGAGGGTAGCGTTGATGAAGCTCTGGCAGTGGCGGACCGTGCGCTGCAGGCAGAAGAACTGTCCACCCAGGGCCAGTTGGTCACCCAACTGGTTCGCTCCAGCGCCCTGTGCGCGGCCGGTAACTTCGGCGAGGCCCGGGAAGCCAATCGTATTGCAGCGAGGCTGGCCAGGGAGGCTGGCGATGGCGGTTCGGAAATCCTGGCGGTGTATGCCCACGCGCGGATTGAACTGGGTAAGGGCTCGCTGAAACACGCCGAGCAATTGCTGAGAACCGGCCTGGATACCGCCATGAACGAATCCTCCCGCCCGGCGCGGGTTGGTGAAACCCGGCTCCAGCTTAATCTGGTGATGGTATTGTGGCACCAGGGCAGGGAAGCCGAGGCGGATCGCCTGCTGGTGACCTGCATACGCCATGCGGAACAGACCCGTGACCTGGGCCTGTTGCTGGCCATGGCGCTGCGAGTGCTTATCTGTCGCACACAGAACCGGCTGGATGATGCGTTTTCCTGGATCGGTCGTGCAGAGCGCATCATGCAATCCTGGCAGGTTGACCAGTCGGTGTATGTTCCGGTGCTGGAAGCCCTGAAAATTAGTGGCTGGCTGTCACTGGGGCAGGCGGACACGGCAGCCCAGGCGATGGAACGGCTGACCCCCTGGCGGGAAGTGAACTGTGTGCCGGAAATGTTCCCGATGATGCCGGGTATGCTGAACTGCCTGCAGGCCAGGATTGAACTGGCAAGGGGCGACGACGTAAAGGCTGCAGAAACGGTCAAGGGCATCCGCAACAACAGTGGCGAAACACTGCCGTTCGGGCTGGATATCCATTCGCGATTGCTCGAGAGTGTTGTCAGCTGGCGCCAGAAAGGCCCTGCAGCGGCGCAGAAGATTCTCGCCACTGCGATCAGTATGGCCGGGGATGAGCACTACATCAGCCCGTTTGCCGAGCTCAGGGGCGAGCTCCAGGAGTTGTTGGAAAAAACCTGGCAGCAGTTGCCGGACACCCCCTTCACCGAGTCGGTGGGAAGGCTTTACGGGTTATCGGATATGAAAGAGCAGGTGCCCCTGGCTGAGCCCATCAGCGACCGGGAGCAGGGCGTGCTGGAGCTCATCGCCCAGGGTTTGTCGAACCAGGATATTGCCGACTGCCTGCACATCTCGCTGCATACGGTCAAAACCCATGCCCGCCGTATCAATGCCAAGCTTGAAGTGAAGTCGCGTACCCAGGCGATCGTCCGCGCCCGGGAGCTTGGGCTGCTGTAA
- a CDS encoding acyltransferase, protein MLSFLPAPVKGVLAIVLVLLNTLWLFPILMIFAIIKLVIPAPPIRKGCTIVLNRIAWLWIGFNNVLADVLHDIEWDVRGVGDLSREHWYFVTCNHQSWADIPAIQHVLNNRIPLLKFFLKQQLIWVPFLGIAWWALDFPFMQRHTKEQIARRPELKGRDVETTRAACEKFRYTPVTIFNFMEGTRLTPAKHKSQNSPYRNLLKPRAGGTAFVLEAMGESLHTMLDVTIVYPEGKCGIWDYLCGRVRKIVIDVRTREIPQRFLGMDYQNDREIRVDFQRWVGDLWAEKDARIDELKQPA, encoded by the coding sequence ATGCTCAGTTTTTTGCCTGCACCGGTCAAAGGTGTGCTTGCAATTGTGCTTGTGCTGCTGAACACCCTGTGGCTTTTTCCGATCCTGATGATCTTTGCGATTATCAAACTGGTGATTCCGGCTCCCCCCATCCGCAAGGGGTGCACCATCGTTCTCAATCGCATTGCCTGGCTATGGATCGGCTTCAACAACGTGCTGGCCGATGTGCTTCATGATATCGAATGGGACGTGCGCGGGGTCGGGGACCTGAGCCGGGAGCACTGGTATTTTGTGACCTGTAACCACCAGAGCTGGGCCGACATTCCGGCTATCCAGCATGTGCTGAACAACCGCATTCCGCTGCTCAAGTTTTTCCTGAAACAGCAGCTGATCTGGGTGCCGTTTCTGGGTATCGCCTGGTGGGCGCTGGACTTCCCGTTCATGCAGCGGCACACCAAGGAACAGATCGCCCGCCGCCCGGAACTGAAAGGCAGGGATGTGGAAACCACTCGGGCAGCCTGTGAAAAATTCCGTTATACCCCGGTAACCATCTTCAATTTCATGGAAGGAACCCGGCTGACACCCGCGAAACACAAGAGCCAGAACTCACCCTACAGAAACCTGCTCAAACCCCGAGCTGGTGGCACCGCTTTTGTGCTGGAGGCGATGGGTGAGTCCCTGCATACCATGCTGGACGTAACCATCGTCTACCCGGAGGGCAAATGCGGTATCTGGGACTACCTGTGTGGGCGAGTGCGGAAGATTGTCATTGATGTACGAACCAGGGAAATTCCACAGCGGTTCCTGGGCATGGATTACCAGAATGATCGCGAAATCCGCGTTGATTTCCAGCGCTGGGTTGGTGACCTGTGGGCCGAGAAGGACGCGCGGATCGACGAACTGAAACAACCCGCCTGA
- a CDS encoding glucosaminidase domain-containing protein, whose amino-acid sequence MSSGIRALLLVFPMVIFGLWGALHTPDPDLDRDRDETDDVALAQLPSLPRWSRADLPDFSSYSDTTEKKAAFFSFLYPRIVLANSRILIERGYLQSLSGKDELCKSELTWLKNQAERLRVDEEPGSADMFRRLENRLDVIPPSLIMAQAANESAWGTSRFARRGNNLFGQWCFSKGCGIVPQSRVEGASHEVADFESPYLSVRSYIQNLNRHPAYQMLRDVRLKARSSGDDASGSSLAAGLLDYSERGEEYVKEIRSMIRYNNLTYYDEKFRSVRDSSQQQLLKLASASKEEALLTDSQDDATGGEG is encoded by the coding sequence ATGTCTTCTGGTATCCGGGCGTTGTTGCTGGTTTTTCCGATGGTGATTTTTGGCTTGTGGGGAGCGTTGCACACACCAGACCCCGATCTTGACCGGGACAGGGATGAAACCGATGACGTTGCGCTGGCCCAGCTGCCATCCCTGCCCCGCTGGTCCAGGGCTGACCTGCCGGACTTTTCCAGCTATAGCGATACCACTGAAAAGAAAGCGGCATTCTTCTCGTTTCTCTACCCACGTATCGTGCTGGCAAACTCCCGCATTCTGATCGAACGGGGCTATTTGCAGAGTCTTTCCGGCAAGGACGAGCTCTGCAAGTCCGAGCTCACCTGGCTGAAAAACCAGGCCGAGCGTTTGAGGGTGGACGAAGAACCCGGCAGTGCGGACATGTTCCGGCGCCTGGAGAACCGCCTGGATGTGATTCCACCTTCACTGATCATGGCTCAGGCCGCGAATGAATCCGCCTGGGGCACTTCCCGCTTTGCCCGCCGGGGTAATAACCTGTTCGGCCAGTGGTGCTTCTCGAAAGGCTGCGGCATCGTGCCTCAAAGCCGGGTTGAGGGTGCCAGCCACGAGGTGGCCGATTTCGAATCGCCGTATCTCTCGGTGCGCTCCTACATCCAGAACCTGAATCGTCACCCCGCCTACCAGATGCTTCGGGACGTTCGCCTCAAGGCTCGCAGCTCCGGGGATGACGCCAGCGGCTCAAGCCTTGCCGCCGGCCTGCTGGACTATTCCGAGCGCGGCGAGGAATACGTGAAAGAAATCAGAAGCATGATCCGCTACAACAACCTGACCTACTACGACGAAAAGTTTCGCAGCGTCCGGGACAGTAGCCAGCAACAGTTGCTGAAGCTTGCTTCAGCCAGCAAGGAAGAAGCCCTGCTGACTGACAGTCAGGATGATGCAACCGGCGGCGAAGGATAA
- a CDS encoding YfaZ family outer membrane protein yields the protein MKASRIPFIVLSLAAAPVFAADADLSLTNDSVKGQVNFFDTNSDIQVGTGYTYHEGSRHIGNVDFHAQGRTALGNLPTTAGIGVRAIGWEDDPADGGAVALGGFATVNIPDVPGLSFTGGLHYAPSILSFGDSDDLTSLELRASYRVIRNAELFAGYRYLNTNFEGRGDLNLDEGVLAGMKIFF from the coding sequence ATGAAAGCGTCCCGTATTCCTTTTATCGTTCTGTCCCTTGCGGCAGCCCCTGTCTTCGCTGCCGACGCGGATCTGAGCCTGACCAACGACTCCGTGAAGGGCCAGGTCAACTTTTTCGACACCAATTCTGACATTCAGGTCGGTACCGGCTACACCTATCACGAAGGCAGCCGCCATATTGGCAACGTGGACTTCCACGCCCAGGGCCGTACGGCGCTTGGCAACCTGCCTACCACCGCCGGCATTGGTGTGCGCGCCATCGGCTGGGAAGATGATCCTGCGGACGGCGGTGCGGTTGCCCTCGGCGGGTTTGCCACTGTGAATATTCCCGACGTGCCGGGGCTGTCGTTTACCGGCGGGCTTCATTACGCGCCGAGTATTCTGTCGTTCGGTGATTCCGACGACCTGACCAGCCTGGAGCTGCGGGCCAGCTACCGCGTTATTCGTAACGCCGAGCTCTTTGCCGGCTACCGCTATCTCAATACCAACTTTGAGGGCCGTGGCGACCTCAACCTGGACGAAGGTGTTCTGGCTGGCATGAAGATCTTCTTCTGA
- the yacG gene encoding DNA gyrase inhibitor YacG, whose amino-acid sequence MNVECPTCKKSVEWNENNPFRPFCSERCKLIDLGAWANEEYRVPAENVSPDDLDQGDDASSH is encoded by the coding sequence ATGAACGTAGAATGCCCCACCTGTAAGAAATCCGTGGAATGGAATGAGAATAATCCTTTTCGCCCTTTCTGCTCAGAACGCTGTAAGCTGATTGATCTCGGCGCCTGGGCCAACGAAGAATACCGCGTGCCAGCCGAAAACGTCTCACCGGACGACCTCGACCAGGGTGACGATGCATCCAGTCACTGA
- a CDS encoding response regulator, producing MPPIRLFRRIGVRPLAARLLVYVLLFSLILSLAATGVQMIGELERRTEDLRNTQVRAAELVSGAMSNNLWLLNYSEVANSLDDMRAIPAIQHARVVTVSGEEFSTGTYPDGRVISQSFPLVFNRASFNNPEAVGTLTVTSSVETVHNELMDRALLTLLFQSMIVMLGTLGLLIIVRLTLSRHLETIADYASRLNLDALIEPLQLRRKPPRRGDELSELEQALNTMRLQLLEDTRSLRQTSIQSQDERDEAVRANHAKNQFLANVSHELRIPLQSVLGYANLLSDTPLDQEQREYVHTLLNASESLSSIINDLLDISSMEAGKLVLEDIPFDLRDTLNDLVHMLGARAREKGLALELRIDENLPWALRGDPVRLRQILLNLTSNAIKFTDSGHVLISIEVLGRRDDNVRLRIAVEDTGVGINPEDIPLVYEPYVQLGQRFQRQLPGAGLGLTICRQLVHLMSGSLDLESKPGDGSTFWMELTLPVAAESASRSRPDTSMIRGKRILVVDSYELSRKITLEMLSRHELDIEAVKSAGEALTSLRLASDNHEPFDAIALDGFVPDMDSDLLCRQIRSNPEWSHTRLLILSSNPQRGDAEHFRQAGADAFLSKSLRESCLTPILHQLFADAAKDERRFLTRFSLQAVSDNTRRQELPCGRMKVLLVEDNPVNRTLTRRLLEKLGCDVMTANDGEAASSLWQWHPFDLIFMDCIMPKVDGFEATRRLRRWEKDHNRTPVPVVALTASAMEKDEERCREAGMDSFVAKPVNIEMLRAVLEQYCKASAST from the coding sequence TTGCCTCCGATCCGGTTATTCAGACGAATAGGTGTACGGCCACTGGCTGCCAGGCTGCTGGTTTATGTTCTGTTGTTCAGCCTTATTCTATCGCTGGCGGCAACGGGCGTGCAGATGATTGGCGAGCTGGAGCGCCGTACGGAGGATCTGCGCAATACTCAGGTGCGCGCGGCCGAGCTGGTGTCCGGCGCCATGAGCAATAATCTGTGGTTGCTGAACTACAGCGAGGTGGCCAACAGCCTGGACGATATGCGTGCCATTCCGGCTATCCAGCACGCCCGTGTCGTCACCGTCAGTGGCGAGGAGTTCAGCACCGGTACCTATCCCGATGGCCGGGTGATCAGCCAGTCCTTCCCTCTGGTTTTTAACCGCGCGTCTTTCAACAACCCCGAAGCCGTGGGCACATTGACGGTAACCTCGTCGGTGGAGACGGTCCATAACGAGCTGATGGACCGGGCTCTGCTGACGCTGTTGTTCCAGTCTATGATCGTGATGCTGGGAACTCTGGGGTTGCTGATTATTGTGCGGCTTACCCTGTCACGGCACCTGGAAACCATTGCCGATTATGCCTCCCGGCTGAATCTGGATGCGCTGATTGAACCGCTGCAGCTTCGCCGCAAGCCACCCAGGCGCGGGGATGAGCTCAGCGAACTGGAACAGGCCCTCAACACCATGCGCCTGCAGTTGCTGGAAGATACCCGGTCACTGCGCCAGACGTCGATTCAGTCCCAGGATGAGCGGGATGAAGCGGTGCGGGCCAACCACGCCAAGAACCAGTTCCTCGCCAATGTCAGCCATGAACTGCGGATTCCGCTGCAGTCGGTCCTGGGCTACGCCAACCTGCTGTCAGACACGCCCCTGGACCAGGAACAGCGGGAGTATGTTCACACCCTGCTGAACGCCTCCGAGAGCCTGTCGTCCATTATCAATGACCTGCTGGACATCTCCAGCATGGAAGCCGGCAAACTGGTGCTGGAGGACATTCCCTTTGACCTGCGGGATACCCTGAATGATCTGGTACATATGCTGGGCGCCCGCGCCCGTGAAAAAGGGCTGGCGCTGGAACTGCGCATTGACGAGAACCTGCCCTGGGCGCTGAGGGGCGATCCGGTGCGGTTGCGGCAGATTCTGCTGAACCTGACGTCCAACGCCATCAAGTTCACTGACTCCGGCCATGTGCTGATCAGCATTGAAGTGCTGGGCCGTCGGGATGACAACGTGCGGCTGCGCATAGCAGTGGAAGATACCGGGGTAGGCATCAATCCGGAGGACATTCCCCTGGTGTACGAGCCTTATGTTCAGCTGGGCCAGCGGTTCCAGCGCCAGCTTCCCGGGGCTGGCCTGGGGCTGACCATCTGCCGCCAGCTGGTTCACCTGATGAGTGGCTCCCTGGACCTGGAGAGTAAACCCGGGGATGGCTCCACGTTCTGGATGGAGCTGACATTGCCGGTAGCAGCAGAAAGCGCCTCTCGCAGCCGGCCGGATACCAGCATGATCCGCGGCAAGCGCATTCTGGTGGTGGACTCCTATGAACTGTCCCGCAAGATTACCCTGGAGATGCTGTCGCGGCACGAGCTGGATATCGAAGCGGTGAAGTCCGCCGGCGAGGCACTGACCTCACTGCGACTGGCCTCCGACAACCACGAACCCTTTGATGCCATTGCACTGGATGGGTTTGTGCCGGACATGGACAGCGACCTGCTGTGCCGCCAGATACGCAGCAACCCAGAGTGGAGCCATACCCGGCTACTGATTCTGTCGTCCAACCCCCAACGGGGCGACGCGGAACATTTCCGCCAGGCCGGAGCCGATGCATTTCTGAGCAAGTCTCTGCGCGAGTCGTGCCTGACGCCGATTCTCCATCAGTTGTTTGCTGACGCTGCGAAGGACGAGCGCCGGTTCCTGACCCGTTTTTCCCTGCAGGCTGTCAGTGACAACACCCGCCGCCAGGAGCTGCCCTGTGGCCGCATGAAGGTACTGCTGGTGGAGGACAACCCGGTCAACCGAACCCTCACACGCCGGCTGCTGGAAAAGCTCGGCTGTGATGTGATGACGGCCAATGATGGCGAGGCGGCGTCCAGCCTGTGGCAGTGGCACCCCTTTGATCTGATTTTTATGGACTGCATCATGCCCAAGGTGGATGGCTTCGAAGCCACACGGCGCCTGCGCCGATGGGAGAAAGACCATAACCGCACCCCGGTGCCGGTGGTGGCTTTGACAGCCAGTGCCATGGAGAAGGACGAGGAGCGCTGCCGCGAGGCCGGCATGGATTCCTTTGTTGCCAAGCCTGTCAATATTGAAATGCTACGGGCGGTTCTGGAACAATACTGCAAGGCGTCCGCGTCCACCTGA
- the tsaA gene encoding tRNA (N6-threonylcarbamoyladenosine(37)-N6)-methyltransferase TrmO yields the protein MSRHPSRPAVEALTLTPIALTRSCFRDKFGVPRQPGLTRFAHADLVIQPPFDREDAFRGLETASHLWLTFQFHEAVRAEWRPVVRPPRLGGNKKIGVFASRSPFRPNSLGLSVVRNEGLGRDDDGRLVLRISDHDLIDGTPILDIKPYLPFSDSVPEASLGWADSAPTERLPVVFLEDAEEQLAGLPATQYPDLRGLIEDVVSYDPRPSFRRGRDEERIYGAHLYDLNVRFRFVHADSQERVEVLTVC from the coding sequence ATGAGCCGCCATCCTTCCCGTCCGGCTGTTGAGGCTTTAACACTTACTCCCATTGCCCTTACCCGCTCGTGTTTCCGTGACAAATTCGGGGTGCCCCGCCAGCCGGGATTAACCCGGTTCGCCCATGCCGACCTGGTGATTCAACCGCCGTTTGACCGGGAGGATGCGTTTCGGGGGTTGGAGACGGCGAGTCATCTGTGGCTGACGTTTCAGTTTCATGAAGCGGTTCGGGCAGAGTGGCGGCCGGTGGTTCGGCCTCCGCGGTTGGGCGGTAATAAAAAGATCGGGGTGTTTGCCAGTCGGTCGCCGTTTCGGCCCAACAGTCTGGGGCTGTCGGTGGTTCGGAATGAGGGGCTGGGCAGGGATGATGACGGGCGGTTGGTGTTGCGGATCAGTGACCATGATCTGATTGACGGTACGCCGATTCTGGATATCAAACCGTACCTGCCGTTTTCAGATTCGGTGCCGGAGGCGTCACTTGGGTGGGCGGATTCAGCGCCGACGGAGCGGTTGCCGGTGGTGTTTCTCGAGGATGCGGAGGAGCAGCTTGCGGGGTTGCCGGCGACGCAGTATCCGGATCTGCGGGGGCTGATTGAGGATGTGGTGAGTTATGACCCGCGGCCGTCGTTTCGTCGGGGGCGGGATGAGGAGCGAATTTACGGGGCGCATTTGTACGATCTGAATGTACGTTTCCGCTTTGTCCATGCCGATTCACAGGAACGTGTCGAAGTGCTGACTGTCTGTTAA
- the coaE gene encoding dephospho-CoA kinase (Dephospho-CoA kinase (CoaE) performs the final step in coenzyme A biosynthesis.), producing MAVVGLTGGIGSGKSTVARMFGALGVHWVDADDVAREVVDPGTPALKQIAEHFGHDILLPDGGLDRAALRQVVFDAPEERAWLEGLLHPVIREELVRQLHPSDYALPYVLLVSPLLLETDQHQLVDKVVVVDVPVDIQIERTIARDDNARDQVQRIIDAQIPREQRLHKADEVVDNNRPVSEVEHRVDELHNQFMVAFGR from the coding sequence ATGGCGGTTGTGGGGCTCACAGGCGGAATCGGCTCCGGCAAATCGACGGTTGCGCGCATGTTTGGCGCGCTGGGCGTACACTGGGTGGACGCCGACGATGTTGCCCGTGAGGTGGTGGATCCCGGTACGCCAGCTCTGAAGCAGATTGCGGAGCATTTCGGGCACGACATCCTGCTGCCGGACGGCGGGCTGGATCGGGCGGCTTTGCGGCAGGTTGTGTTTGATGCGCCGGAGGAGCGGGCCTGGCTGGAGGGGTTATTGCACCCGGTGATTCGCGAGGAACTGGTTCGGCAGCTACATCCCTCGGACTACGCCCTGCCCTATGTGTTGCTGGTATCGCCGTTGTTACTGGAAACGGACCAGCACCAGCTGGTCGATAAGGTAGTTGTGGTGGATGTGCCGGTGGATATTCAGATTGAAAGAACGATAGCCAGGGACGACAATGCCAGGGATCAGGTTCAGCGAATTATTGATGCACAGATTCCACGCGAGCAGCGGCTGCATAAGGCTGATGAGGTGGTGGACAATAACCGGCCCGTTTCTGAGGTTGAGCACCGCGTTGACGAGTTACACAACCAGTTTATGGTGGCCTTTGGTCGCTAG